The Paenibacillus sp. FSL R7-0204 genome includes a region encoding these proteins:
- a CDS encoding stalk domain-containing protein yields the protein MRKRRMAGPVIRRIWTAVIWLGLAVALSASAGEAQASPAAGKTIEVNLDDKPLSFEKAPLLDKGTTLVPFRPLFEAMGLEVGWNPAQQTVTGTKEGLSIVMKIGSKTATVNGTSVQLLQAPTIIDNYTIVPLRFVGESTQALVAWNPYKPQILVYTDPYLAANGLTKATAKAAVDKQIAEFKKVYDEQIASQPPEPKPPAPGTVPNAPAGDGSYKPAASDQVNLSNLQGMYYGFSPDYDGYECGGMCWNIITFLPGNKVVVDAPKQGGPETINCSRDGCQTYTIQSGKLKLSNGDTYDIAVKSGKLHIDDVELGRVKAVKNGLTLSGTYVHRGFQGLAGISAGSTSWTRTLVLNSNGTFTSDNLMLGTVQGGAPTTGGAGGSDTGSYKISGNTIVFAFGNGKVSSSLFFQHDDGSIQVGDENYDKE from the coding sequence GCTGCGGGCAAAACGATTGAGGTCAATCTGGACGATAAACCGTTGTCTTTTGAGAAAGCTCCCTTGCTGGATAAGGGGACAACGCTGGTTCCATTCCGACCGCTGTTCGAGGCCATGGGACTTGAAGTAGGTTGGAACCCCGCGCAGCAGACAGTAACCGGTACGAAGGAAGGTCTATCCATCGTCATGAAGATAGGCAGCAAGACGGCCACCGTCAACGGCACCAGTGTTCAACTATTGCAAGCGCCAACAATTATCGATAATTATACAATCGTCCCGCTCCGCTTCGTCGGAGAATCCACTCAGGCACTGGTGGCATGGAACCCGTATAAGCCGCAAATTCTCGTTTACACCGACCCTTATCTGGCGGCGAACGGCCTGACCAAAGCAACGGCGAAAGCGGCGGTTGACAAGCAAATTGCTGAATTCAAAAAAGTATATGATGAGCAGATCGCCAGCCAGCCGCCGGAGCCCAAGCCGCCAGCTCCAGGGACTGTGCCGAATGCTCCTGCCGGAGACGGTTCCTACAAGCCAGCGGCTTCGGACCAGGTGAATCTGAGCAATCTGCAGGGAATGTATTATGGCTTCAGCCCGGACTATGACGGGTATGAATGCGGCGGGATGTGCTGGAATATCATCACCTTCCTGCCGGGTAATAAAGTGGTTGTGGATGCTCCAAAGCAAGGCGGACCGGAAACGATCAACTGCTCGCGTGACGGCTGCCAGACTTACACGATACAGAGTGGTAAGCTGAAGCTAAGTAACGGAGACACTTATGATATTGCGGTCAAATCCGGTAAGCTGCATATTGACGATGTTGAGCTCGGCCGGGTCAAGGCTGTCAAGAACGGGTTGACCCTAAGCGGCACTTATGTTCACCGCGGCTTCCAGGGGCTGGCCGGAATATCAGCCGGATCGACCTCCTGGACACGGACGCTGGTGCTGAACAGCAATGGTACCTTCACCAGCGATAACCTGATGCTGGGTACTGTTCAGGGCGGGGCGCCTACAACAGGCGGGGCCGGCGGGTCTGACACCGGCTCCTACAAGATAAGCGGGAATACCATCGTATTCGCTTTTGGCAACGGCAAAGTATCCAGCTCTCTATTCTTCCAGCATGATGACGGCAGTATCCAGGTTGGCGATGAGAATTATGACAAGGAATAG